A single region of the Acidithiobacillus acidisediminis genome encodes:
- a CDS encoding HU family DNA-binding protein — MNKSELIEKIAEEADVSRAAAGRTLDAAIKVVTEALQAGDQVTLVGFGSFVVAEREARKGRNPATGAEIMIPASRSPKFKAGKALRDAVN; from the coding sequence AGTCTGAATTGATCGAAAAAATTGCAGAAGAAGCCGATGTCTCGCGCGCGGCGGCTGGTCGCACCCTGGATGCCGCGATCAAGGTCGTTACCGAGGCGCTACAGGCTGGCGATCAGGTGACCTTGGTAGGTTTTGGCTCCTTTGTGGTTGCGGAACGTGAAGCGCGGAAGGGCCGGAATCCTGCCACCGGTGCGGAAATCATGATTCCCGCCAGTCGTTCGCCCAAGTTCAAGGCTGGCAAAGCGCTGCGGGATGCAGTAAACTAA